From the genome of Halomonas sp. LR3S48:
GTGACCGCAGGACCGGCGACGAGCAGGGGGGAGCCTGAGATGCCCAAGATGAACATGCTTCAGGCGATCAACAACGCGCTGGACATCGCCATGGCCGAAGACGACAAGGTGCTCTGTTTCGGCGAGGACGTGGGGGTGTTCGGCGGGGTATTCCGCGCCACCAGCAACTTGCAGGAGAAGTATGGCCGTGATCGCTGCTTCAATACGCCACTGGTGGAGCAGGGGATCGTCGGTTTCGCCAACGGCCTGGCGGCACAGGGCTCGGTGCCGGTCGCAGAGATCCAGTTCGCCGACTACATCTTTCCGGCCTTCGACCAGATCGTCAACGAAACGGCCAAGTTCCGCTTCCGCTCCGGCGACCTGTTCAACGTGGGCGGCCTGACGATCCGTACCCCCTACGGGGGCGGCATTTCCGGTGGCTTGTATCACTCCCAGTCACCCGAGGCCTACTTCGCCCACACCCCGGGGCTCAAGATCGTGGTGCCGCGCAACCCCTATCAGGCCAAGGGCCTGCTGCTGTCGGCCATCCGCGATCCAGATCCGGTGATCTTCTTCGAACCCAAGCGTCTCTATCGCGCCTCGGTCGGTGAGGTGCCCGAGGAGGATTTCCAGTTGCCCATCGGCGAGGCCGAAGTAATCAAGGAGGGCAGCGACATCACCGTGCTCGGCTGGGGCGCGCAGATGGAGCTGATCGATCGCGCTGTGGAGCTGGCCGAGAAGGAGGGAATCTCCTGCGAGGTGATCGACCTGCGCAGCATTCTGCCTTGGGACGAGGACACCGTGGTCGAATCGGTACTCAAGACCGGTCGGTTGGTGATCACCCATGAAGCACCCCGCACCGGCGGCTTTGCCGGCGAGATTGCCGCCACTATCCAGGAGCGTTGCTTCCTGTACCTGGAATCGCCCATCGAGCGGGTGACCGGGCTGGATACTCCCTTTCCGCTGACGCTGGAGAAGGAGTACATGCCCGATCATCTGAAGATATTCGAAGCGATCAAGGCATCCGTGGCGTTCTGACGCCCGATATCAGGACAGGAGAAGACAATGAGCGATTTCATGCTGCCCGATATCGGTGAAGGTATCGTGGAGTGCGAAGTGGTCGAATGGCGCGTAAGTGAGGGCGACGAGATCGCCGAGGACCAGCCGGTGGTCGAGGTGATGACCGACAAGGCGCTGGTCGAGATCACCGCCCCGGAGGCCGGGCGCGTCACCAGGCTATATGTGGCGAAGGGTGATATCGCCA
Proteins encoded in this window:
- a CDS encoding alpha-ketoacid dehydrogenase subunit beta, translating into MPKMNMLQAINNALDIAMAEDDKVLCFGEDVGVFGGVFRATSNLQEKYGRDRCFNTPLVEQGIVGFANGLAAQGSVPVAEIQFADYIFPAFDQIVNETAKFRFRSGDLFNVGGLTIRTPYGGGISGGLYHSQSPEAYFAHTPGLKIVVPRNPYQAKGLLLSAIRDPDPVIFFEPKRLYRASVGEVPEEDFQLPIGEAEVIKEGSDITVLGWGAQMELIDRAVELAEKEGISCEVIDLRSILPWDEDTVVESVLKTGRLVITHEAPRTGGFAGEIAATIQERCFLYLESPIERVTGLDTPFPLTLEKEYMPDHLKIFEAIKASVAF